The genomic interval GAGTACGGCGAGCGCCCGCCCTTGCTCGGGCGGTAGTAGGGATTGGAGCCGCCGGCGTGATCGGTGGTGTCCACCACCTCGCGGATCTCGGGCACCCGCTCCTTCAGCACCACTTCGATCCCCTGCTTGAGCGTCACGTCCACCATGCCGCAACCCTGGCAGCCACCGCCAAGCTGAATGTAAGCGACGCCGTCCTTCGCTTCGAGCAGACTCACCCAGCCGCCGTGGGCGGCGATCTGCGGATTGATTTCGTCGTCGAACACTTTCTGGATCGAGAGCGCCAGGGGATCGGTCCACAGCGGGTTCGGATTGTTGATCTGAAAGCCCGCGCCGTCGGGCCCGTCGATGAAATCGATCGCGGTGCCCTTCACCAGCTCGGCGCTAC from Candidatus Sulfotelmatobacter sp. carries:
- a CDS encoding NifU family protein, whose amino-acid sequence is MSETTNEPWVTVSELAREKILGLMKSDSPSDSALRFGVTGRGPGGFQYRLGFVPGSDLAADDRVVDAGEGLRILIDSGSAELVKGTAIDFIDGPDGAGFQINNPNPLWTDPLALSIQKVFDDEINPQIAAHGGWVSLLEAKDGVAYIQLGGGCQGCGMVDVTLKQGIEVVLKERVPEIREVVDTTDHAGGSNPYYRPSKGGRSPYS